The Medicago truncatula cultivar Jemalong A17 chromosome 7, MtrunA17r5.0-ANR, whole genome shotgun sequence genome includes the window aaatattttttgatacTAAATGAGTATCTATAACGAGTAGGTACATGGCATATGTTGTATCAAGGACGAAGTAATTAATTCCTGAGGTCATTTGATGCAAAATTGATAGAAATCTGGTATTTTATTAGAAAGTGTATGGAAAAATTCACCACTACTAAACAGAATACACGCAGTAGTTTTGGCGGTCTGCACACCTCCCTGCCCAAAGACCCAATTCCCCTGAAATACTTATATAGTAGCTCCCCCTCATCCTCTCATATTAATAGGCAACATGCCTTATTTCTTCTGACCTCAACTAACCTAACTAACTAGGCAACTACCTCACTTCTGACACTAAGTATGTTTTCTTaatcttcaaatgtttttatttcttatattgGTATTTTGATTTGCTGGCACTATACATCTTCTACTGGATGGATGTCTTGCTTAACTGTGGTCTGGCTTTTCATTcgtttatatatatatcagcttTAACTGTTTCAATGCTTAACTATCTGTTTATAACAAAATGATGTTTGACAGGGTGCTTGGCGAAGACTTCAATAAAGGTAAACCAAGAAATACGATGGCTTCAACTTTTATGCTTAATGTGGGAGGAATACCCATGAAAGGAGGCAAACTACACAAGGAGAACATTCATGCTAATGACGGTGACCAATATATGTCATATATCAAGGTGAGACAATCCCTCTTGAATCTCTGAATAGTACTGAATTGGTAGGGGTAAACATCTTTGTATTTGGGTTAGTTATGTCATTAGTGCTACTAAGTAATTAGAGGGACAATAAAGTTTGTTCTATGTTATGTgaaacaatcattttttgtcACATCTATAAGTTTTTAAACTTCAACGAACATATTGAAAAATGAAcaagtttttttaaaactgCTATGTTCTTGTTTTATCTTGATTCTTCTTATTTGGTagatatttaaatttgatttatgttAATTCTGTTCATTGTAGTTTACAAAAAGTACTATCTTGtggtttttgttcttttatgaTGAGACAACAAAGCAATCATTTGCATTTTTTACTGCAGAATTATTAGCATCTCTAAGGCATTTGCTGATTAATTCCCATGTTTCAGATTACCAAGAAGCAGCACGAACTTGTTAAGAGTTTGAAGGTATCATCTAAAAGCATCCCGGCTAGCACTCTTAACTATGTTTTGGGTGACCTTGATAACTTTCATGTGCAACCGTACAAATTatttatcaaagaagaacagaAGAACTTGCATGAGCATTGGTTAGTAATGTTGAGGGCTACCTCtgtcaaatttttattgtatGCTACAGTATATTTTGTTTACCATTATTGCTTTGCTTACTAGAAGATATTTAATTTCTATAGGTTACAATTGGTGAAGAAACATCTCCCTGCATCATATGCAAACTGGACAGAGAGACTGATACAGAAACATGGAATGAGAAATTCTTTGTTGCTTGAGATGAAAGAGAAATCAAATGTACTGGTAGAGGTTTGTCCTTTTCTGAAGATCCATTAAAATTTCCTAGCAGCGAGCTTGCATACATGTATCAGTATATCTATTTCTTGAATTTGACAAGATACTTAGGTTTACCTTGCCTCATGTAGCATAATAGTGGCCATTATTCTTAAAGGTTTTTGTTAAAACCTTTTCCATTAATTTTCCACAGGATGAGGATATTTTGAGCACAGGAGTCCAGGCCCAGGACGAGGAGCATGGCGGTGTTAATAACCAGTCTAGCTTGGAAGATGAAGATTCTATTGTTAGCGTCCCAGAGAACCCGTCCCTCCATAATTCTTATCACAACAGCGATGACGAGCTCCACCGCTTGGATATAGATTTGGTAAAAGATGTTTTATCAAAAGGAGACGATGCTTCACATAACAAAACTAGAGATTCAACGATTATGAAATGTCAGGATGATCCCATCGGTGAAGGAGCTCCTTTCTCATCCAATGAAGATTCTATTGCTAGATTCCAAGAGAACCCGTCTCTCCACAATTCTTATCACAGCGGCGATGACGAGCTCCACCACTTGCATATAGATttggagaaaaatattttatcaaaaggaGGCGATTCTTCACAGTACACAATTGAACATTCAATGGTTATGAACTCTCAGGATGATCCCATCAGTGAGGGAGCTCTTTTCTCGTATAATGATACTGTTGATAGATTACCAGAGAATTCGTCCGTTAATAAATCTTATCACAGCGATGATGAGGAGCTCCACCCCTTTCATATagatttggaaaaaaatattttatcaaaaggaGATGATGCTTCGCAGAACAAAACTGAGCATTCAAGGATTATGAACTCTCGGGATGATTCCATCGGTGTAGGATCGTCTGAGGGTCATGCATGGCAAGCAGTTGAAATGTCACACCCTTACTATGATTTAAGTATGATCCATGACTACACTGCCAACGGGCTATCACTGGTAAATTCACAAATTAACCAAGTTAGACAAACCCGAATGATTGGTCCAGAATCTAATTTACACCAAGAAAACATTGGTAAGGAGTTGTTACACAGGCAGTCAGATGATGGTCCCTTCGGTTCTTACCAAAGCCAGGATCAAATTGGCTTGATTCAGTCCCTCATCAAGGACAAAGGGGTTGGCTCCTATCATCATGAACAAAAAAGAGCTGGGTTAAATTTCCAGGCTTCAAACGATATTCCAATGGGGGATGGCCATTTTTCTAGTCATTTTAAGGAGTCTCTGCAAACGTCTCTGACATTGGATCAAGGTCAGAGGCAAGCTGGTAATATTTTCATGCCAGAAAACGTATCAGGTAATATTTATTCTGACAC containing:
- the LOC11439523 gene encoding uncharacterized protein, which codes for MLMAADQRRKQLNGASLVSYGSPEQNRTKRKNFGPPVQSDLNMKSHISVEWDANHQRVVAKREQIGISWRQTRPFARFDHNGHEVLADVLAMPEEIFGLDSLSEVLSYEVWNTQLSDDERNFLKQFLPGDLEPNQVVQELLSGDELHFGNPFLKWGASLCSGDLHPDMIVYHEKHLKSDRRAYFSQLRKYHKDMIGFLIKLKERWETCKNSEKEILPKILRSKNDIKKRKRSNLDEFRDDDHDGNVTVTSKSYSWDEEEKAYSDIQISSMGQGNELQRRVLGEDFNKGKPRNTMASTFMLNVGGIPMKGGKLHKENIHANDGDQYMSYIKITKKQHELVKSLKVSSKSIPASTLNYVLGDLDNFHVQPYKLFIKEEQKNLHEHWLQLVKKHLPASYANWTERLIQKHGMRNSLLLEMKEKSNVLVEDEDILSTGVQAQDEEHGGVNNQSSLEDEDSIVSVPENPSLHNSYHNSDDELHRLDIDLVKDVLSKGDDASHNKTRDSTIMKCQDDPIGEGAPFSSNEDSIARFQENPSLHNSYHSGDDELHHLHIDLEKNILSKGGDSSQYTIEHSMVMNSQDDPISEGALFSYNDTVDRLPENSSVNKSYHSDDEELHPFHIDLEKNILSKGDDASQNKTEHSRIMNSRDDSIGVGSSEGHAWQAVEMSHPYYDLSMIHDYTANGLSLVNSQINQVRQTRMIGPESNLHQENIGKELLHRQSDDGPFGSYQSQDQIGLIQSLIKDKGVGSYHHEQKRAGLNFQASNDIPMGDGHFSSHFKESLQTSLTLDQGQRQAGNIFMPENVSGNIYSDTGSYLIPRQDPLAARNITDWAVSAPRMVAPSHSHINTNNFIGQPWFSSDQQIQGAWNGSGNGNLSSQSLGTGGNSNHNLFSVLSQCNQLRSGSPYESIRHTDQFLSPRTYGVVDAGTHRINAVVPPSSHPLDYFSERDAPGALVPDDMTWMSLPPQNPTLNDQIGSYLRSWNR